The DNA window ACGCCCGGCTGCCGGGGCTTTACGCCTACCCCCTGGCCGAGCCCAGCCTGCAGTTCACCCTGGTGCTGGCCTGGCACCCCCGCTTCGCCCAGGACCCGGGCCTGTTATGGCTACGCCAGCAGCTTAGCGCCGTGGCCCCAGTGGCTGGCTAAGGGCAGGCAGATAACAGACACCTCAGCTGAGGTTGTTTTGGCCCTGATGGCCCGGTAGCCACTGTCAGTGGAGCAACGATATGTATAAAAACAAAATTCTTTGGGCGTTGTTGATGGCTTTAAGCGGGGCTTTATTGATCTTGGCCTCTGTTGTGGTGGGCTCCCCGGCAACGGCCGTGGACCTGCAAGAGGCCGAAGCCAAGCTTTATCAAAAATACGGTGTAAAGGTGGTAAACATTGGTGAGCCATCCTTACTGCCAAGAAAGATCCAAAGTGCCATCACCTACGGCCAGGACAGCATTGATTTTGCCGAGGCCAGCAGCAACCAGTTGGCTCAGGTGCTGGCCGTTTTGGACGCTGCCTTAGGTAAGTACCCCTCGAGTGTTCTCAAGGAGGCGGTGAAGGAGATCCGTATCGGGGACCACCTGGTGAAGAATGATGAGGTGATTTATGGGTACTACGAGACCCGGCATCTTTTTATCTTCGCCGACAGCGCCGGTACTGGGATCGACGCCAGAGAAATAGAAAAGACCCTGCACCATGAACTGTCGTCTCTATTGGCAGAGCGCTATGGCTTTCCCTACTTTGACTGGCTGGCGCTGAACAGCCCTGACTTTGAGTACCTGGTGTCTGACCAGCGCTTTCGCCAGGCCATCGCCGCCGGCCTTACCTACGCCCCCCAGCAGCGGGACTTGGTTCAGGGGATAGTGTCCGGCTATGGCCGCCTCAACGCCGAGAACGACTTCAATACCTATGCCGAGACGGTGTTTACCCAGCCTCGGCAAATGGCCGACTGGCTGGCCAAGTATCCCCAGGTTCAGAAGAAGTACCGCTTCCTGAAAGCCTTTTACCTGAAGGTGTCACCGGGCTTTGAAGGGGTGTTCGACAAGGTGGAACACCCCTAGCACGTTAATGCCGTGGCCCAAGGGGTTGGCTGAGGGCCAGCTGGCTTAGCAGCAGCAGGGAGGCGCTGTAGTAGTCGCTGTCCTTGGTGAGCTTCGGCAGCAGGGGCCGGGCCTGGTCCAGCTGGGTTATGGCTTTTACGCCCTGGGACGCCGGGTAAGGGGCCGGTTGGCCATTGGCCAGATCCACCCAGGCCGGCAGCGGCCTGGCCTGCTGCCAGAAGGCCTGAATGGGGGCCAGGGCCGGGCTGTTGCCTTTTCCTGCCCAGCGAAAATAAAGGGGGATGCGCAGGGCGTCGAAGCCAAAACGCGGCGGCCACTTGGGGGAAGGTTCCAGGCGGCCGTCGCTGTGGAGCCGCACCCAGTCGGCGGGCAGCTGGTTGTCGCCGAAACGGCTGTCGGCCAGCAGCGACTCCCCCGACGCCAGCAACTGGCCCCACAGGGGGTTGCCGTCGGCCCGGGCAAAGTCCCTGAAGGCCGGCATCACCCAGTAGGACAGGTTCAAGTCCAGGTAGTCACCGCCGTCAAATCCCTCCAGCCCCGGCAGCAACACCAGCTTGCCGGCATAGGGGCGCACCAGCCTGGCAAGCAGGGTGGCGCGGATCCGTTGGGAGGCGCTGAGGTAGTTGCGGTGGTTCCAGCGCTGGCCGGCCTTGAACAGGGCCCAGGCCACCAGGATGTCGCCGTCGGCAGCGTTGTTGTTGTCGGTGATGGG is part of the Gallaecimonas xiamenensis 3-C-1 genome and encodes:
- a CDS encoding glycosyl hydrolase family 8; the protein is MLRLLALLCCLALPAKANDWSQYKALFITADGRVQDTGNGGISHSEGQGYAMLLAEANGDRASFDQLWGWTRHQLGRHDLALFAWRYDPKATPPITDNNNAADGDILVAWALFKAGQRWNHRNYLSASQRIRATLLARLVRPYAGKLVLLPGLEGFDGGDYLDLNLSYWVMPAFRDFARADGNPLWGQLLASGESLLADSRFGDNQLPADWVRLHSDGRLEPSPKWPPRFGFDALRIPLYFRWAGKGNSPALAPIQAFWQQARPLPAWVDLANGQPAPYPASQGVKAITQLDQARPLLPKLTKDSDYYSASLLLLSQLALSQPLGPRH